TAAAGATATATATATAAAATTAAATCTTATTGAAAAAGAAATAATCAAATTTTCCTTTATGAATAAAAAAATTACAACAACAGACTTGACAAAGAAATTAAATAAAAGTGGATTGACAACTCGTAAATATTTAAAGAAACTAGTTGAACTAGGTATATTGGAGTGGCATGGAACGAGTGCTAGAGATCCAAAACAATATTATACTTTAAAAAAATAAAAAGTTACAAGTAGGTTACAAGTAAGTTATAAGCTCAAAAGTTAAAGCTAGAAAAAATGGCAAGTTATATAGGAGAAAAGTTACAAGTAGGTTACAAGTAAGTTATAAGCTCAAAAGTTAAAGCTAGAAAAAATGGCAAGTTATATAGGAGAAAAGTTACAAGTAGGTTACAAGTAAGATATGGAAGAAGTAAAATTTTTATTATATTCATATTTAGAAGATGATGTAAATATATGAGTAATAGTAAAAATAATACTTTGTGGCTTACACAAAAAAGTATGGCAGAATTATTTGGAGTAACTTGAGAAAAATACGATTATTTCCAAAATGGAAACAGTCGTAAATAGAGGATTTAAAGGAGAGTTAAAAGAAGAATTAGAATATTATAATTTAGATGCCATTATTTCTGTAGATTATCGTATAAATTCCATAGATTATTTACAATAAAGCTGATAATACAAGAGAAAATATGAAGTTTTAAAAGATAAGGGTAAAATAAGTAAAAGACAAGCAATAGAAAAAGCAGAGAAAGAATATGATATATTCAATAAAACTCAAAAAATAGAATCAGATTTTGATAAGCAAATAGAAAAACTAAAAAGAGGGAAGAAATGAGTAAATTAGATGAATTGATAAAAGAGTTATGCCCTAATGGAGTGGAATATAAGGAATTAAAGGATATATGTGAAATAAAAAAGGGAGTTCAGTTAAATAAAGAGAAATTATTAGAAGAAGCTAATTATCCAGTAATAAATGGAGGAATACTACCTTCTGGATATTGGAACAACTATAATGTAAAAGAAGATACAATTACAATAAGTCAAGGAGGAGCTTCAGCTGGATATGTACAATATATATCTACTAAATTTTGGGCAGGAGCACATTGCTATTACTTAGAATTAAGAGATAAAAATATAAATTATAGATATATTTATCATTTTGTTAAAATGAAACAAGATAAATTAACTTCTTCACAAGTAGGAGCAGGGATTCCAAGTGTTGAGAAAAAAGTTCTTGAAAATTTATTAATACCTGTTCCACCATTAGAAGTTCAAGATGAGATAGTTAGAATATTGGACGAATTTACAGCCCTAACAGCAGAGCTAACAGCAGAGCTAACAGCAGAGCTAACAGCTAGAAAAAAACAATATTCTTGGTATAGAGATTATTTATTAAAATTTGAAAATAAAGTAGAAATTGTAAAATTAAAAGATATAGCTACTGAGATGTATAGAGGAAATGGAATAAAAAGAGAAGAAGTAAGAGAAACAGGAATTCCTTGTGTTCGTTATGGAGAAATTTATACAGATTATGGAATATCATTTGAGAAAACTAAATCTTATACTGATGAAAATTTAATAACAAATAAAAAATATATAGATTATGGAGATATTTTATTTGCTATAACAGGAGAAAGTGTTGAAGAAATAGGGAAGTCAACAGTATATATTGGAAAAGAAAAATGTTTGGTTGGTGGAGATATTTTAGTTATGAAACATAAGCAAGACCCAGTTT
Above is a window of Fusobacterium massiliense DNA encoding:
- a CDS encoding restriction endonuclease subunit S, which encodes MSKLDELIKELCPNGVEYKELKDICEIKKGVQLNKEKLLEEANYPVINGGILPSGYWNNYNVKEDTITISQGGASAGYVQYISTKFWAGAHCYYLELRDKNINYRYIYHFVKMKQDKLTSSQVGAGIPSVEKKVLENLLIPVPPLEVQDEIVRILDEFTALTAELTAELTAELTARKKQYSWYRDYLLKFENKVEIVKLKDIATEMYRGNGIKREEVRETGIPCVRYGEIYTDYGISFEKTKSYTDENLITNKKYIDYGDILFAITGESVEEIGKSTVYIGKEKCLVGGDILVMKHKQDPVYLSYVLSTENAQKQKSKGKIKSKVVHTNATDIGEIEIPLPSLEVQKRIVEVLDNFEKICNDLNIGLPAEIEARQKQYEFYRNYLLTFEEKSRQAILACELAQ